From the genome of Amycolatopsis sp. NBC_01488, one region includes:
- a CDS encoding choice-of-anchor P family protein, which yields MKSSLVRRGGLLAAVVASVVLAGAAPASAAPGDGSAYGVHVDVTLLGQPAVKAGPLAAANTAGPTSSSLAKVNLPGILTTGVINTEAKRDDDSGAVTAKASTADVGLPVLKALGNVGVKAVEAVCTATQEGVKGSTTLVGADLGSVGAVDANPAPNTQVKVGLAGVTIATVILNEQIKNKDGSLTVNALHLKLLGGVVGGLGSGDVIVSSATCGPAAPPMPLASGAGLWIGLGLLGAVAVPVGTRIYRRRSAQA from the coding sequence ATGAAGAGCTCCCTCGTGCGCCGCGGCGGCCTGCTCGCCGCGGTCGTGGCGAGCGTCGTGCTCGCCGGCGCGGCGCCCGCTTCGGCCGCGCCCGGCGACGGGTCCGCGTACGGCGTGCACGTCGACGTGACCCTGCTCGGCCAGCCGGCCGTCAAGGCGGGTCCGCTCGCCGCCGCGAACACCGCGGGCCCGACGAGCAGCAGCCTGGCGAAGGTGAACCTGCCGGGGATCCTGACCACCGGCGTGATCAACACCGAGGCCAAGCGCGACGACGACTCCGGGGCGGTGACGGCGAAGGCGAGCACCGCCGACGTCGGCCTGCCGGTGCTCAAGGCCCTCGGGAACGTCGGGGTCAAGGCCGTCGAGGCGGTTTGCACGGCGACCCAGGAAGGCGTCAAGGGCAGCACCACGCTGGTCGGCGCGGACCTCGGGAGCGTCGGCGCGGTCGACGCCAACCCCGCGCCGAACACCCAGGTCAAGGTCGGGCTCGCCGGCGTCACCATCGCGACGGTCATCCTCAACGAGCAGATCAAGAACAAGGACGGCAGCCTCACGGTCAACGCCCTGCACCTGAAGCTGCTCGGCGGGGTGGTCGGCGGGCTCGGCTCGGGTGACGTCATCGTGTCGTCGGCGACCTGCGGCCCGGCCGCGCCGCCGATGCCGCTGGCGTCCGGGGCCGGGCTGTGGATCGGGCTCGGCCTGCTCGGCGCCGTCGCGGTGCCGGTCGGGACGCGCATCTACCGCCGTCGCTCCGCGCAGGCCTGA
- a CDS encoding LPXTG cell wall anchor domain-containing protein, with amino-acid sequence MYKMPGAGVGVAGGGVGTLAATGADVGWWLAVGVLLVLLGTVALIAIHRRNRRLSRARD; translated from the coding sequence ATGTACAAGATGCCGGGTGCGGGCGTCGGCGTGGCCGGTGGCGGGGTGGGCACCCTCGCCGCCACCGGGGCCGACGTCGGGTGGTGGCTGGCCGTCGGCGTGCTCCTGGTCCTGCTCGGGACCGTCGCGCTGATCGCCATCCACCGCCGCAACCGCCGCCTCTCCCGGGCGCGGGATTGA
- the wecB gene encoding non-hydrolyzing UDP-N-acetylglucosamine 2-epimerase codes for MDVMLLAGTRPEALKLAPLALALDAHPALRPILVHSGQHAGMVEQALAPFGLVGDVWLDVPPRVTGGQAELVAGLLPALDDVLRRFAPAALVVQGDTTTTLAGALAAFWLGIPVVHLEAGLRTHDLAAPFPEEGARQMVSRLAALHLAPTLGAAAELRSEGVARQRIAVTGNTIVDAVLEIAARDLPARDTALALLEMEIAEAGERLVLVTSHRRESWGEPLERTLAAVQLIVAEHPDVQVLFPAHPNPQLRDQVEAALGGLPRVTVTDPLEYPDLVRALRLASLVLTDSGGIQEEAPTFGTPVLVLRDVTERVEVVEAGCAWLVGTDTSRIADTAARLLGGELRPAQVGNPYGEGNAAVLAVAAIEELLGVGSPARRHAAAS; via the coding sequence GTGGATGTGATGTTGCTGGCCGGGACCCGGCCGGAAGCGCTGAAGCTCGCGCCGCTCGCGCTGGCACTGGACGCGCACCCGGCCCTGCGGCCGATCCTGGTCCACAGCGGGCAGCACGCGGGCATGGTCGAGCAGGCACTGGCGCCGTTCGGCCTGGTCGGGGACGTGTGGCTGGACGTGCCGCCGCGCGTCACCGGCGGTCAGGCGGAGCTCGTCGCGGGCCTGCTGCCCGCGCTCGACGACGTGCTGCGCCGCTTCGCCCCGGCCGCGCTCGTCGTCCAGGGCGACACCACGACGACGCTCGCCGGCGCGCTGGCCGCGTTCTGGCTGGGCATCCCGGTGGTGCACCTCGAAGCCGGGCTGCGCACGCACGACCTCGCCGCGCCGTTCCCGGAGGAGGGCGCGCGGCAGATGGTGTCCCGGCTGGCGGCGCTGCACCTGGCGCCGACCCTCGGCGCGGCGGCCGAGCTGCGCTCGGAAGGCGTGGCGCGGCAACGGATCGCGGTCACGGGCAACACGATCGTCGACGCCGTGCTGGAGATCGCGGCGCGCGACCTCCCGGCCCGCGACACGGCACTGGCGTTGCTCGAGATGGAGATCGCGGAGGCGGGCGAGCGGCTGGTGCTCGTGACGTCGCACCGGCGCGAGTCGTGGGGCGAGCCGCTGGAGCGGACGCTGGCCGCGGTGCAGCTGATCGTCGCCGAGCACCCGGACGTGCAGGTGCTGTTCCCGGCGCACCCGAACCCCCAGCTCCGCGACCAGGTCGAGGCGGCGCTCGGCGGGCTGCCGCGCGTGACCGTGACGGACCCGCTGGAGTACCCGGACCTGGTCCGCGCGCTGCGGCTGGCGTCGCTGGTGCTGACGGATTCGGGCGGCATCCAGGAGGAGGCGCCGACGTTCGGCACGCCGGTCCTGGTGCTGCGCGACGTCACCGAGCGGGTCGAGGTCGTGGAGGCGGGCTGTGCGTGGCTGGTGGGCACGGACACGTCACGGATCGCCGACACCGCGGCCCGCCTGCTGGGCGGCGAGCTGCGCCCAGCCCAGGTGGGAAACCCTTACGGCGAAGGCAATGCGGCCGTGCTGGCGGTGGCCGCGATCGAGGAACTGCTCGGCGTCGGGTCCCCGGCTCGCCGGCACGCCGCGGCTTCCTAG
- a CDS encoding IS481 family transposase has protein sequence MDPEFVAAVAQAAHGEKINVARFCHEHGVSRDTFYKYVTRFRTEGASGFTRRSTAPHHRPSTLSAAVAEAVLRARKELAEAGLDNGPISIRWRLKDAGVTPVPSRASIHRILCAHGQIVPQPRKKPRTRRRFTYADPNGCWQIDGMEHHLADGTKVCILQILDDHSRLDVGSYAAPGETTADTWTALQHAFAGYGVPVKLLSDNGLAFTGRHRGWMVELERHLAELGVTSIASTPHHPQTCGKNERLHQTLQKWLAARPPAKNLAALQQLLDEYRQEYNNRRHQSLDGQTPQQRYDARPKATPATGPRRPSGVTTRPVSATGVIAFSGCSIVLGRTWAGHAATVYWQGDRVTVMVDDTVARQLTLDRSVRYQRLTNQKLSGKS, from the coding sequence ATGGATCCTGAGTTCGTCGCCGCGGTCGCGCAGGCCGCTCACGGCGAGAAGATCAACGTGGCGCGGTTCTGCCACGAGCACGGCGTGTCCCGGGACACCTTCTACAAGTATGTAACCCGGTTCCGCACGGAGGGAGCCAGCGGGTTCACCCGCCGCAGCACTGCCCCGCACCACCGCCCCAGCACCCTCAGCGCGGCGGTGGCCGAGGCGGTGCTGCGGGCCCGCAAGGAACTGGCCGAGGCAGGCCTCGACAACGGCCCGATCTCCATCCGCTGGCGGCTGAAGGACGCCGGGGTCACCCCGGTCCCGTCGCGGGCCTCGATCCACCGGATCCTGTGCGCCCACGGCCAGATCGTCCCGCAGCCGCGCAAGAAACCCCGGACCCGGCGCCGGTTCACCTACGCCGACCCCAACGGCTGCTGGCAGATCGACGGCATGGAGCACCACCTCGCCGACGGCACCAAGGTCTGCATCCTCCAGATCCTCGACGACCACTCCCGCCTCGACGTCGGCTCCTACGCCGCCCCCGGCGAAACCACCGCCGACACCTGGACCGCGCTACAACACGCCTTCGCCGGCTACGGCGTACCTGTAAAACTCCTGTCCGACAACGGGCTCGCCTTCACCGGCCGCCACCGCGGCTGGATGGTCGAACTGGAACGCCACCTCGCCGAACTCGGGGTCACCAGCATCGCCTCCACCCCGCACCACCCGCAGACCTGCGGCAAAAACGAACGCCTCCACCAGACCTTGCAGAAATGGCTCGCCGCCCGACCACCCGCCAAGAACCTTGCTGCCCTGCAACAGCTTCTCGACGAATACCGACAGGAGTACAACAACCGCCGCCACCAAAGCCTCGACGGTCAGACACCCCAGCAACGCTACGACGCCCGCCCCAAAGCCACCCCCGCCACCGGGCCCCGCCGGCCCAGCGGCGTCACCACCCGCCCCGTCTCCGCCACCGGCGTGATCGCCTTCTCCGGCTGCTCCATCGTCCTGGGACGCACCTGGGCCGGGCACGCCGCCACCGTCTACTGGCAAGGCGACCGCGTCACCGTCATGGTCGACGACACGGTCGCCCGCCAACTCACGCTAGACCGCTCGGTACGCTACCAACGCCTCACCAACCAGAAACTGTCCGGAAAGTCCTGA
- the tsaD gene encoding tRNA (adenosine(37)-N6)-threonylcarbamoyltransferase complex transferase subunit TsaD produces MSRIIMGIESSCDETGVGLVRLHDDGTVELLADEVASSVEQHARFGGVVPEVASRAHLEAMVPTTSRAFEKAGLALSDVDAIAVTAGPGLAGALLVGVSAAKAYATALDVPLYGVNHLAGHIAVDTLQHGPLPTPCLALLVSGGHTQLLRVDDIASSITELGSTVDDAAGEAYDKVARVLGLPYPGGPPIDKAAKNGDPAAIAFPRGMTGPRDAKHDFSFSGLKTSVARWVESAERRGEQIPVDDVAASFQEAVADVLTMKAIRAAKEQGIGTIVISGGVAANSRLSSLAAERCEAAGIELRVPRPRLCTDNGAMIAALGAHVVAAKRPTAALDFSANPALPVNVVSL; encoded by the coding sequence CTCCAGCGTCGAGCAGCACGCCCGCTTCGGCGGCGTGGTGCCCGAGGTCGCGAGCCGCGCGCACCTGGAGGCGATGGTCCCGACGACGTCGCGCGCCTTCGAGAAGGCCGGGCTCGCACTGTCCGATGTGGACGCCATCGCGGTGACGGCCGGGCCGGGCCTGGCGGGAGCGCTGCTCGTCGGCGTCTCCGCGGCGAAGGCGTACGCGACGGCGCTGGACGTGCCGCTCTACGGCGTCAACCACCTGGCCGGGCACATCGCGGTCGACACGCTGCAGCACGGGCCGTTGCCCACGCCGTGCCTGGCGCTGCTGGTATCGGGCGGGCACACGCAGCTGCTGCGCGTCGACGACATCGCGTCCTCGATCACCGAGCTGGGGTCCACTGTGGACGACGCGGCCGGCGAGGCGTACGACAAGGTCGCGCGCGTGCTCGGCCTGCCGTACCCGGGCGGCCCGCCGATCGACAAGGCGGCGAAGAACGGCGACCCGGCGGCGATCGCATTCCCGCGCGGCATGACGGGCCCGCGCGACGCGAAGCACGACTTTTCCTTCTCCGGCTTGAAGACGTCGGTGGCGCGGTGGGTGGAAAGCGCCGAGCGGCGCGGCGAGCAGATCCCGGTGGACGACGTCGCGGCGTCGTTCCAGGAGGCGGTCGCGGACGTGCTGACGATGAAGGCGATCCGCGCGGCCAAGGAGCAGGGGATCGGCACCATCGTGATTTCCGGTGGGGTGGCGGCGAACTCGCGGCTGTCGTCGCTGGCGGCCGAACGCTGCGAAGCGGCGGGGATCGAGCTGCGGGTGCCACGGCCGCGCCTGTGCACGGACAACGGCGCGATGATCGCGGCACTGGGCGCCCACGTGGTGGCGGCCAAGCGCCCGACGGCGGCGCTCGACTTCAGCGCGAACCCGGCGCTCCCGGTGAACGTGGTCTCGCTCTAG